A part of Perognathus longimembris pacificus isolate PPM17 chromosome 16, ASM2315922v1, whole genome shotgun sequence genomic DNA contains:
- the Hopx gene encoding homeodomain-only protein has protein sequence MSEESRSGPTEDQVEILEYNFNKVNKHPDPTTLCLIAAEAGLSEEETQKWFKQRLAQWRQSEGLPSECRSVTD, from the exons ATGTCTGAGGAGAGCCGGAGCGGCCCCACGGAGGACCAGGTGGAGATACTGGAGTACAACTTCAACAAGGTCAACAAGCACCCGGACCCCACCACGCTGTGCCTCATCGCGGCCGAGGCCGGCCTGTCCGAGGAGGAGACCCAG AAATGGTTTAAGCAGCGCCTGGCCCAGTGGCGGCAGTCAGAAGGCCTGCCCTCGGAGTGTAGATCTGTCACCGACTAG